From Leopardus geoffroyi isolate Oge1 chromosome B4, O.geoffroyi_Oge1_pat1.0, whole genome shotgun sequence, a single genomic window includes:
- the NANOGNB gene encoding NANOG neighbor homeobox, which translates to MSLHHRGLEAGDNFTKSTSWNFAIQKEPDVLCDQNPEQSNRNHSDDEQKGKKKWKEREGEEKKEELEEKLEEEQEMEEENEEQHPQERLVSKPLMDTLWATFKLNKCPTMGHSRSLAFEFNMTVKQIKQWFHKRRKKYHKVMYKRKHKKRPKRC; encoded by the exons ATGAGCCTACATCATCGAGGGCTGGAAGCTGGTGACAACTTCACAAAATCGACAAGTTGGA ATTTTGCTATACAGAAAGAACCAGATGTGCTTTGTGATCAAAACCCGGAACAATCAAATAGGAACCATAGTGatgatgaacaaaagggaaagaaaaaatggaaagaaagagaaggggaagaaaaaaaggaggaactagaagagaaactggaagaagaacaagaaatggaagaagaaaatgaagaacaacaTCCCCAGGAAAGATTAGTCAGTAAGCCCCTCATGGACACTCTCTGGGCAACATTTAAGTTAAACAAATGCCCCACAATGGGACATAGCCGGTCACTTGCATTTGAATTTAATATGACAGTAAAACAG ATAAAGCAGTGGTTTcataaaaggaggaagaaataccATAAAGTGATGTACAAGAGGAAACATAAGAAGAGACCTAAGAG